In Lycium ferocissimum isolate CSIRO_LF1 chromosome 3, AGI_CSIRO_Lferr_CH_V1, whole genome shotgun sequence, the genomic window ATTTTGCAACAAAATATTTATGCAGAATATATTTCTCAGTTCTTTCAGCTTCTGGTGGGATCAAGGTGGACCATCCGAAGATGAGTAATGGTACTACACTACCTTCCAAATACCTTTCTTTAGTGTCCTTGTTGATTTTGCTTACTTGCATTTCTTTAAGTTATTCATGACactctcacaaagaaattcatttTTATGCTCGTTGCAGATGTAGTCGTCGTTGTTGCTGTCATTATATTAGTTGGTTTGTTTAGCTTACAGCATTATGGCACAGACAGAGTGGGTTGGCTGTTTGCTCCAATTGTGCTGCTTTGGTTTCTTTTAGTAGGAGGTATTGGTATCTTTAACATCTGGAAATATGATAGCTCTGTTCTGCGGGCTTTTTCTCCTGTTTACATATATCGGTATTTTAGAAGGGGAAAAAGAGATGGTTGGACATCGCTGGGAGGGATCATGCTCAGCATTACAGGTTTTTTTCCTCTTTCCCCATTTCCCTCTTTTCAAACatcttttatatgtgttatttGTCAATAGCTTATTAGAGCGCAAAGACATGTGCTCCTACTTATAATTGCTTGGCTGGCAATTTCAGGAACGGAGGCACTTTTTGCTGATCTTGCTCATTTTCCACTGTCAGCGATACGGCTTGCTTTCACGGTTATTGTTTTCCCTTGCCTTCTTTTAGCTTATTCTGGACAAGCAGCATACCTCATGCAAAATAAGGATCACGTTGTTGATGCATTCTATCGATCTATTCCAGGTATTTCTTGCTCTCGAACGTTGATAATGTCAAAAGTgattgtttttccttttcaatcATGATAAAATAGATTAACATTGTGTTGACCCAAAAAGTCGTAATATCGATAGAGCTCTGGTCTCTGAGAGCTGTGAGTGCAGATTGTAGTATCTTTTGCACAGTGCACATTCAGTAGACATTAAAATAGCCTGTTACAACTTTATCTAATCATCGAGTTAGAGAACATATTCATTGGAGAGGAAATATAAGAGAAACAAAATGTGGGGTTGTCACGAGCAAGGTTGAGGCAGAAGAATGGTGATAGAGGAGAatctgaaactttttttttcctatagGGACTCatccaatttctttttaaatgatcTTTTACAAATATAGAATTCTTAAATTATGCACCAGTTACCTATTAAAGCTAAAAAGCGAACCTTCTCCTGTAATGGAAAATTAAGAGAGGGAGTCTCAAGCTGTGCCTTGGGCCCAAAATTTATGGCTTATTGAAGGAACTATAGAGATTCCTTAGTGCCTTGTTCCTTGAGAGTGGGCTTCTGATGATTGGTATTATGAGTTAGATAATGACCCTTATAGGTATGTTAATTGAGTCAACGGATTTGAACatcccatttttttctttctagtgATTATCAGACacagatgatttttttttccatgtaaCAAGACTTGAATACTATGAGTGAGGCTCGTCCACCGTTCTCCTATTTATTGTTACTAACTTAACAAGCTCTAAGGATTCATTTTTCATGCGTTAGCTAGGACAGGATCTTTGAATATGGGGCGGTGGTTGTGGCTCGGAAACATGTTCATAAATTCCTAAATAAGCTGATCATGTATCTCTGATATTGTTTGATCATTTACTATGTTAATAGTACAAACTGAGCCTCTTTCTATTTACACACAAGTGTAACAAGTACTGATCAGATTATACATCATGTTATAGTGTACAATCTCTATAACATATTACCATTTCAGCCCTCCTTTGAAGAAAAAATAGGGAAACAAAGTAGATAAAGATATGGTAGTAGACTGGTAGTAAAAGGTGACATcaattactaaatatagaagtTATAATGTAGCTGACAAAAACTCATCTTTTTTCGTGATGCAGAAAGCATATACTGGCCAGTTTTTGTCATTGCAACTTTAGCTGCTATTGTTGCAAGTCAGGCGACTATATCTGCAACTTTTTCGATAATCAAGCAAGCTCTAGCACTTGGCTGTTTCCCGAGAGTAAAGGTTGTGCATACATCAAAGAAGTTCTTAGGGCAGATATATATTCCTGATATAAATTGGATTCTTATGGTTCTTTGCATTGCCGTTACTGCTGGATTTCAAAACCAAAGCCAAATTGGCAACGCTTATGGTGAGTTTTGCCTTGCATCTAATATTTCTTGATTCCTTTGGCGTTTTAAACATGCAAAGACAGATTCAAGTCTTGATAAGATTAAATTCCTGAAGGGACACTGCTCGAGTTATAAATTTATTTCAGTTTGTTTGTCTTCATTTATGGTCCTTATTAATGGTTTATAACTATTTCCGGCAATAGAGTTACATGCACTCGAGCAGATGCATGTTGATAATCTATCTTTATGGTGGTACTTAATCAGGTCATTGTAGATCACTTAAAGTTCTCCTCCTTGGTGCTGTCGCTGACATGTATGCTGaagttttatgtttataaaatgAAGTCTGGAGTTCAATAATTGAATCCCACATAATAGAGTTTAGTACTAGCATGAGTTAATCAGTCGTCTATGGTTTAAGGTTCTTTTGTTTTCATTTGCATTTCAATTTGGAGGAGAGAAAGATGAAGTCTGCCTAATGGTTCAACAATAAAATGAAAGCAGCACATCAGTTTAAAGTTGTCCCAACAAAATCAAACCAGAAGGCGTGTCTTCTTGTAATTGGTTTCTTCATTACTGTTGACAACATATGAGAGCCTCACTTGTTGACATGGCATTTCTTGAACAGGCACAGCAGTCGTGATAGTCATGCTGGTGACGACATTGCTAATGACTTTGATAATGTTACTAGTTTGGCACTGCCATTGGGCTGTTGTCCTTCTCTTCACTGTCTTATCTCTGGTGGTTGAATGTACCTACTTCTCTGCAGTACTTTTTAAGATTGACCAGGGTGGTTGGGTTCCACTTGTGATTGCTGCAGCTTTTCTTCTCATCATGTATGTATGGCATTATGGAACAGTGAAACGTTATGAATTTGAGATGCATAGCAAGGTATCTATGGGATGGATTCTTGGGCTTGGCCCCAGTTTAGGGCTGGTACGTGTGCCAGGAATAGGACTCGTGTACACCGAGCTAGCTAGTGGAGTGCCTCACATCTTTTCTCATTTCATTACCAACCTACCTGCTATACACTCAGTTGTGGTATTTGTCTGTGTGAAGTACCTTCCTGTTTACACAGTTCCAGAAGATGAAAGATTCCTTGTGAAACGAATAGGACCGAAGAATTTCCACATGTTCCGGTGTGTTGCAAGGTATGGTTACAAAGACCTACATAAGAAGGATGATGACTTTGAGAAAAAGCTTTTTGATAATCTCTTTATGTTTGTACGGCTGGATTCCATGATGGATGGCTGCTCAGACTCGGACGAGTACAGCTTATATGGACAGCAAACACAACAATCAAGAGATTATAATGGGAACTCATCTACTACAAATATTGAACTCAGTTACTCATCAATGGACTCGATAGCCCCTGTCAGATGTCATCCTCAGGGTAACAACACATTCACGTCATCAGGCCACGAGAGCAACCACACCGAAGTTGATGAATTGGAATTCTTAAATAGTTGTAGAGATGCTGGGGTTGTACACATACTTGGGAACACTGTAGTTAGAGCAAGAAGGGAATCCAGGTTTTATAAGAAACTTGCTATAgactatatatatgcatttctTAGGAAAATATGCAGGGAAAATAGTGTTATCTTCAATGTACCTCATGAGAGCCTCTTGAATGTTGGACAGATCTTTTATGTGTAAATTATTTAGATGATCAATTCGAGATATTATGGACTTTGTTCAGATCTCACGCATCAAAGGATTATCGAATATGTATATAACTTTCTTGATGATATCTTCTTACAATGATCAATATGTTCAGGTGTGGTAGATTGTAATTCAACAGTGGAAGCTTGCTTCAAGTggttaaagattttattgtgttTGAATAAGTGGACAAATAGAACCATTAGATTCTATATATAGTTGAATCCAACTTTTATTGTGCCAACTATTTTATTATTGCTTCTTCAAAGATGGATGCACAGAAGTATTTGTACAACTGGTTGCATTAAACGTAAACAAAATACGCCTTAAAAAAGtgaaatcctaaaatataattGCCTCGATGGGAACATAAAAGACGGCCAGTTTCCTAATTCAAATAATCTCTTGTAAACATCCATTTGCATTGTGAACTGGTGAACATAACCTTCTCCTAATTTGCTTATACAAGCTGATACAATGAATATACTTTGTTACGAAAAGAATGTCCATAGTTCTTTGCAATTTTTCACTATATTCCCCTCTAAAATAATGGAGAAAAAGTGAGTTGCTCTTTTCCATTTTGCATTTGTAtgacaaacaaaaaaaggaacTATGTCCCACCTTTAGTTGCCAAACGAGGCAAATTATAAAGACGAGAATAAATCActtaaaacttataatatcaCCAAGCATTTCAGAGGCCAAAGCTACATTTCCATTTATCATAGATACAAATTATGCTTTTACAAATTGCAACATATAACTAGAATTTCATGTTTCCtgggtatatatataatgtcgcTCAATAGTTTTTCGACAATGTTGTTTCACACTCTGAAGGAGACCACTCTCCTCTCTCTGAATGACAAAGAATAAACAGAGTATACTTAGAAGAAACTCACGGATACCGAGGAAGAAGACGCCATACCATCACTTGGATTGCTGATTTTGTGCTGGATGAGCTTGACGTCCTGGTGGACAGGCGGCAGCCATGGCACGTAAGCGTCTGGCAATTTCAGTGAAAGATGGGCGGATGGCAGGATCTGGAGCCCAACACTGTTCCATAAGCATTCTCCACTCAGTATCACAGAAGGTTGGCACATGCGGTCTCAATGTGTTGTTGACGATACCACCTGCATACAATACGAAGGATATAGGACTGCATTAATTTCCAAACTGGATCTGTGGTTCATACAGTTTCAACTTTTACATAAGATTAGATCACATTTTTAGGCCCGTCTTTTCATATCTCTACCGTAGCTTAGAACCAGCAAAAACTACAGGGAAGGACACCTACAAGGGGGATATTGCATGAGAATGAGTGGAACAGAATGAAAAAAGCAAAGAGAGAATTATAGGGAATAAAGAAGTGGGGTGGAGAGGAGTGGTTCTATTCTAGATTccatcaatcaatcaactacacTTTAACCCTAAATATAGTTGGGGTCAGCTACAAGAATCCTCTATCGCTCTATTCGAGCCCATTTCGCACCAATACATACTGTCTTTTCGGCCCACTTCAATTCTCAATTCCACATACAATTTTTCTTGTATGTTCAAAGTTGCACCTAACATTCTAAGTGGGTTCCTAAGTAAAAGATTAGCGGGAATAGAAATAAGCACTAAAAATAATAGAAGCATGTTAAGCTTCAATGTCTTTTATTATATTGGCACTTGCGGAATGCCCTACCAGATATAGTATAACATCAATTAAATAGTGGCTTGAGAAGACCCAAAGTTTTGATCACGAACTTCTAgatattgattattttattttggaagAATGTAGCTGCTTCAGAAATTAGAGGATAAAAATTGGAAGCAGCTTTATTGACCAAATATGTCTATACTGCTGTGCTTTACTTTCCAGTGAAAAAGCAACCTCCTGTTCCTTACTTCTAGAATGGACTCTTAACACTCCTGCTGATCCTTCATTAAGGCAGTACTTAGCAGGAAATATAGCATATAATAAGTAATTTGCATTGTGAGATGCAGACAGCAATGGCAGCACAAACTGCAAGGGAAATAGCAAGAGCAAGATGTTGGAAGGGATATAGTAAAATAAACCTATAATTGCTCCATAATGCATATTTGCATAAGGTTCCTCGCCAGTGAGGATTTCCCAAAGCACAATCCCAAAGGAGAAGACATCAACCTGCAAAGTTCAAAATTTGTCACTAGGAATGGCAACTAGTGCTGGGATTAGCTTTTTTTCATGATTTGTTCcgtcttaaaagtgaaattcCTGCTGATAAAGTTATGATGAAACAACATTTCAAAGGGAACATAGAAGTGTTGTAAGAAAATACATAAGCTTGAAGTTGGCAAAAAATTTATAACAACATGTTGAGATGATAAGCTCTAAGCACCGCTGCCCCCAACAcgaagtgaaaaaaaatgatatccaaaatagaCTATAAGTTTTGCGTTCACATGTCAAAAGATtaacattaaataaaaaaaaaaaaaaaaaaggatcgaAAGCTTACCTTCTCAGAAACCTTATTACTGCCACCATTCAATAGCTCTGGAGCCATCCATGGAAGCGTTCCCCTGACACCACCAGTAACCAAGGTGTTTCTCTTAATCTTTGACAGTCCAAAATCAGCCACCTACACAGAACACAATTTTCCATTAGCTTGGGACTGATCCGCACACTTTACTTGATgaagactttaactttcatgttaAACTTGTAACTAGGTATAATGAGTGGTTATCAAAGTGACTAAAGAAGCTGTTTAAAGTTTGGGGTTAGAAACTCCTTTTATGCCTTTTAGAGCTAGTAATCCAGAAAAGACAATCTAGAAAGCATGCACACATGTTTATTAGGTACAAGTTCTCTTGTGGTATTCCACTTGTTGCTTGATTTTGGTCTAGACATGAAATTCTTAATGATGGATGATTGTATCACGAATTGTGGCAATGATACCTTGGACCATGGCGGGATTTACTGCATTTTATATGTTTTGGATCTACTACTTTCGAAGGTATATTGGTTAGTAAGCTGATTATGTTCATCAGACTTGTATGCTATAGAAAGAAAAAGCATATTGTCACATTTCAGATCAAAACCAGCACATTCTTGCAAATGCAGAATCCATTGAAATAATTCAAAAGCAGCACATTCTTGAAGGTTACCTTACAAATGGGTCGAGAAGGATCTTTTAAGTTGACAAGCAAATTGTCACATTTCATATCAAAATGCACAATATTCTTTGAGTGCAAATATTCCATTCCAAATGCAGCATCCATTGCAATTATGAGCCTCTTGCGACGATCAAGGTATCTGGGCAGTTCGAGTAGGGAGGACAATGTAATAAGTTTTCTTGAGCAAAAAGAGAACACAAAAAGAATAGTTTTAAGTGTATTATCCAGTAACTGCACCTGTCCCTGCTAagtaaaacatgtctaagagaACCATTCACCATGAATTCTGCTACTGTGGCAAGAGTCCCTCCTGGCCCATCTTTCACTACACCATAAAATGCCACCACATTGGGATGATGAAGTTTTGAAAGAATTCCAGCTTCACGCCAAAACTCTACAGTCTGGAAATAGTTCCCAAGTTCTGTCATAAAATAGCTAGTGCAAAGAAAGCAGAAGCATGGCCAATGTATGTACTTAAAAGCTCTTACTTACCAGTTAAAAGAAAATGTATGTACTTAAAAGCTtctacaagttttattttttataaaattctaGACTGCAATGAAACTCACTCCATATCTCTTTCTATACTGCGACAAAAACCATTTCAAGTATGTATAAAGTAACTTGGAATGATACAAAATATCAATTGGGTGTACAATTTAAGCTAAATCTCATAAACCAAGAGTCAACAAGAAAATGCTTCACAGCTTCTACCATGATACAGACAGCGCAAACAATAACATGGTTTTATAACTTTTTAGCTTCTGTTAGTTTAATTTTACAAACTTTGCAGTTCGAGATCAAACTCACCAATCTCTCCTGCTCTGATGAGCGACCTGTGAAACAGCTTTTTTTTATTCTCTTGATGGCAACATCAGTTCCTCTCCATTTTCCATGATATACGGTCCCAAATGTTCCAGAACCCAGTTCCTTTAACTCTTCAAGATCTTCATTAGCGATAATCTATAATGGAATGGAAACAAGTTAACAACAAAGATTGACAGAATGATTATTGCAAATATCCATTAAAGCCCCAAATAGAAGGGATGTTTAATTAACTATAATCAATGCATGAGAAACGACTAATAAAAAGTCGGAAACGCTTTCTATATATAAGCCAGATGCAAAAACGAAGAGCAATATGAATGACAAGCGCTCTCCTCTCCAACCAACCTCTGCTCCTCCCGCGGCACACACAatcaaaaagagaaaacaaCAAAACTTAAAGCAAAAATGACTGCTACACTAAACAAGGCTTGATTAAAGCTACCTTTATTGCTTAAGAAAATGAAAGCATGGACAAGAAAACCATACTACCTTTTCTCTTGATTTAGGAAAAGTCTGCTTTTATATACACATGGGAGTTGCCTAGGACGAACAAGGGCACTTTGggaatttgaatttaattcaattgTAAATACTGTGTTTGTGTGTACATTTTCTTAAGTTGACCAAAAAAAGAGTTCTTTTAAGTATATTCTATTTGTTTCCCAGATGCTTCAACTAACAAACACGTGTTGCATCTCCGTGAAGGCATGAACCCACCGTTCCACCAAAAGCTacactttttcttttgtttctccatCTGGGTCTctttctttgttggttttctACCCTGCTGGGAATCAATAAAATGGACTC contains:
- the LOC132050163 gene encoding potassium transporter 11, with translation MASVMEIDEENNNENKGGMWDLEQKLDQPMDEEAGRLRNMYREKKFSTLLLLRLAYQSLGVVYGDLGTSPLYVYNNTFPHGIEDTEDVIGALSLIIYSLTLIPLLKYVFIVCRANDNGQGGTFALYSLLCRHAKINTIPNQHRTDEELTTYSRTTFHEHSFAAKTKRWLEAYPFRKNALLILVVVGTCMVIGDGILTPAISVLSASGGIKVDHPKMSNDVVVVVAVIILVGLFSLQHYGTDRVGWLFAPIVLLWFLLVGGIGIFNIWKYDSSVLRAFSPVYIYRYFRRGKRDGWTSLGGIMLSITGTEALFADLAHFPLSAIRLAFTVIVFPCLLLAYSGQAAYLMQNKDHVVDAFYRSIPESIYWPVFVIATLAAIVASQATISATFSIIKQALALGCFPRVKVVHTSKKFLGQIYIPDINWILMVLCIAVTAGFQNQSQIGNAYGTAVVIVMLVTTLLMTLIMLLVWHCHWAVVLLFTVLSLVVECTYFSAVLFKIDQGGWVPLVIAAAFLLIMYVWHYGTVKRYEFEMHSKVSMGWILGLGPSLGLVRVPGIGLVYTELASGVPHIFSHFITNLPAIHSVVVFVCVKYLPVYTVPEDERFLVKRIGPKNFHMFRCVARYGYKDLHKKDDDFEKKLFDNLFMFVRLDSMMDGCSDSDEYSLYGQQTQQSRDYNGNSSTTNIELSYSSMDSIAPVRCHPQGNNTFTSSGHESNHTEVDELEFLNSCRDAGVVHILGNTVVRARRESRFYKKLAIDYIYAFLRKICRENSVIFNVPHESLLNVGQIFYV